A stretch of Candidatus Binatus sp. DNA encodes these proteins:
- the mepA gene encoding penicillin-insensitive murein endopeptidase: MHGICDDAVPWQTSLALGERLESRNAVVILLKYGDHRPSSESDLARLGRNFGRTRMRVAVIKSIFLCGVLTLLAHLGRGEASAQDTGAEEASRRAMAIAQLPPDAAQVLFGRESTPAAGPPQAIGSYERGCLSGAIALRADGPNWQVMRPSRNRAWGHPVLIAFLERLAQKLPGEAGWPGLLVGDIAQPRGGPMLTGHGSHQIGLDVDIWLTPMPNRRLSPAERDGISATDVVAGEGMDIDPTVCTPQHRLLLEAVAREPLVERVFVNAAIKRALCREGGPERAWMAKIRPWWGHNYHFHVRLSCPSGSRQCRGQTPPPPGDGCGKELDWWFTEEARHPRPSPRKPLRLGNLPPACAALVAAPTGQALQLRGAAQ, translated from the coding sequence GTGCACGGCATCTGCGACGATGCCGTGCCATGGCAAACGAGCCTCGCGCTCGGCGAGCGGCTCGAGAGCCGCAATGCCGTGGTGATTCTGCTGAAGTACGGCGATCACCGGCCGTCGAGTGAATCCGATCTTGCCCGCCTTGGGCGGAACTTTGGACGAACTCGTATGAGAGTCGCAGTTATTAAAAGCATCTTCCTGTGTGGCGTGTTGACGCTCTTGGCCCATCTCGGCCGCGGAGAGGCTTCGGCGCAGGACACTGGCGCGGAAGAGGCGTCGCGCCGCGCTATGGCGATAGCACAGTTGCCGCCGGATGCGGCGCAAGTTTTGTTCGGACGTGAGAGTACGCCGGCGGCCGGACCGCCGCAGGCGATCGGGTCCTATGAACGCGGCTGTCTAAGCGGCGCCATCGCACTGCGTGCCGACGGGCCGAACTGGCAGGTCATGCGCCCGTCACGCAACCGCGCCTGGGGCCACCCGGTCCTGATCGCCTTTCTCGAGCGGTTGGCGCAGAAACTGCCGGGTGAGGCCGGCTGGCCCGGGCTTCTGGTCGGTGATATCGCGCAGCCGCGCGGCGGACCGATGCTGACCGGCCACGGCTCACACCAGATCGGGCTCGATGTCGATATTTGGCTGACGCCAATGCCAAATCGGCGGCTCAGCCCGGCCGAGCGGGACGGCATCTCGGCAACAGACGTTGTCGCGGGGGAGGGGATGGATATCGACCCGACGGTCTGCACACCGCAGCATCGTCTTCTGCTGGAGGCGGTCGCCCGAGAGCCCTTGGTGGAGCGCGTTTTTGTCAACGCGGCGATCAAGCGCGCGCTGTGCCGCGAGGGCGGGCCGGAGCGGGCCTGGATGGCCAAGATTCGGCCGTGGTGGGGGCACAATTACCATTTCCATGTCAGGCTTTCCTGCCCGAGCGGCAGCCGTCAATGTCGCGGGCAAACACCGCCGCCGCCAGGCGACGGTTGCGGCAAGGAGCTCGATTGGTGGTTCACCGAAGAGGCGCGTCACCCGCGACCGTCACCCCGAAAACCGCTGCGGCTTGGCAACCTGCCACCGGCCTGTGCCGCGCTCGTCGCTGCGCCGACCGGACAAGCGCTGCAGCTTCGGGGCGCAGCGCAATGA
- a CDS encoding ATP-binding protein encodes MLRIQKIIADADAAERSVGELGRKLEAAEQALKVAQLQKEQADAAFESAKKAAGSDSAMTDTVARQTLELRKVAADQASNEAQSKIDSATSAQKLVDAATAADRENRAQQAAAEKAQVALADAAAKEHSADEQVGRIDLLQRALEARDADDRVTSAQAEVDRRANLQARLEAGASEREALQKRREAIVVPPADTLSPMRQLANDLAGARGALNVGLVVTVTPNRPIEVRVTNDGTAANPTRSGATLEVEADAEVDLDIGDVATVRIRGGRRDAQRTAEALEGRWRSEVEPHLAAAKVADLDGLSAKITESQTLEASIKAKAAELQSLQAEIDSLIDTAQKLREALDRKKACRAALGHVALETLLPELAALGAEPSQALRERRQRASKEIEQARATTLQAGNAHTLAEERAKNSAIALNGAVVARNAALTAFPEGVAATLGGAQAALAAAAGEQRKVAAELASYESTIAAQNARVEAAIREARASAERAQTKLDAASTERTNAITAHSLQVGRLEELRKLRDAQDLAAAESRLKSATDRRAAMPVPDRIVTEAEVDAARGAKTSAESGLEAIQREIDRTHGALEQVGGAVARERLRDASEACESAERQEREIEAEYDAWQLLLEQMKEADVAQASNLGQTLAPAIASRFEDLTQRRYQNVQINAELGTEGVAVAGAIRPTDRISVGTREQLSTLYRLALAEYLSTTIVLDDQLVQSDGTRMEWFRALLAEKARNFQIVVFTCRPSDYLTAGAMVPKGKSFQRDTDDGFVRAVDLGRAVRRK; translated from the coding sequence GTGCTGCGTATCCAGAAGATCATAGCCGACGCGGATGCGGCGGAGCGAAGCGTCGGAGAGCTCGGTCGAAAGCTCGAGGCAGCAGAGCAGGCGCTGAAGGTCGCGCAGTTACAGAAAGAACAAGCGGATGCCGCCTTCGAATCCGCAAAGAAAGCTGCTGGATCTGATTCCGCCATGACCGACACGGTCGCTCGCCAGACTCTGGAGTTGAGAAAGGTCGCGGCAGACCAGGCGTCGAACGAGGCACAAAGCAAGATCGATAGCGCGACGAGCGCGCAGAAGCTCGTCGATGCGGCGACGGCCGCCGATCGTGAGAATCGCGCTCAACAGGCAGCAGCTGAAAAAGCGCAGGTAGCGCTGGCCGACGCGGCCGCTAAAGAACATTCTGCCGACGAGCAGGTTGGCAGGATAGATCTACTTCAACGGGCGCTCGAGGCCCGCGATGCCGACGATCGCGTCACCTCCGCGCAAGCCGAGGTGGACCGGCGCGCGAACCTTCAAGCGCGCCTCGAAGCGGGAGCAAGCGAACGCGAGGCGCTGCAGAAACGACGCGAGGCAATCGTCGTTCCGCCGGCCGATACGCTGAGTCCGATGCGCCAGCTCGCCAACGATCTCGCCGGAGCCCGCGGCGCGCTCAATGTCGGTCTCGTGGTAACGGTCACACCGAACCGCCCGATCGAGGTCAGGGTGACAAACGATGGGACGGCGGCGAACCCGACGCGATCTGGTGCAACGTTGGAGGTCGAAGCCGATGCCGAGGTGGACCTCGATATCGGCGATGTCGCAACTGTGCGCATCCGGGGCGGGCGCCGCGACGCACAACGGACAGCCGAAGCGCTGGAAGGTCGTTGGAGAAGCGAGGTCGAGCCACATCTGGCGGCGGCCAAGGTTGCGGACCTCGACGGCCTGAGCGCGAAGATCACGGAGTCGCAAACGCTGGAGGCGAGCATCAAGGCGAAGGCCGCGGAGTTGCAGTCGCTGCAGGCGGAGATCGATTCGCTGATCGATACGGCGCAAAAGCTGCGCGAGGCGCTCGACCGCAAAAAGGCGTGCCGCGCCGCGCTCGGACACGTAGCCCTTGAAACACTCCTTCCCGAGCTGGCTGCGCTCGGCGCTGAGCCATCGCAAGCGTTACGAGAGCGCCGACAGCGAGCGTCGAAAGAGATTGAGCAGGCTCGCGCGACTACGCTTCAGGCCGGTAACGCGCACACTCTGGCGGAAGAACGCGCCAAGAATTCGGCGATAGCGCTGAACGGTGCGGTCGTCGCGCGGAATGCCGCTTTGACCGCTTTTCCTGAAGGGGTGGCTGCGACGCTAGGTGGTGCTCAAGCTGCGCTAGCGGCCGCGGCGGGCGAGCAACGGAAGGTCGCGGCGGAACTCGCCTCGTATGAGAGCACGATCGCAGCACAGAATGCTCGGGTGGAAGCGGCAATCCGCGAAGCTCGCGCTAGCGCGGAACGAGCACAAACCAAGCTCGACGCCGCATCTACGGAGCGAACGAACGCGATCACTGCGCACTCGTTGCAAGTCGGCCGCCTCGAAGAATTGCGAAAACTGCGAGACGCGCAGGACCTCGCCGCCGCCGAGTCCAGATTGAAAAGCGCAACGGATAGACGGGCCGCGATGCCGGTCCCGGATCGAATCGTGACCGAGGCCGAAGTCGACGCTGCGCGGGGCGCCAAGACGTCGGCGGAGTCGGGTCTCGAAGCGATTCAGCGGGAGATCGATCGGACGCACGGTGCGCTTGAGCAAGTGGGTGGCGCCGTTGCGCGCGAGCGACTGCGGGACGCGAGCGAGGCGTGCGAGTCGGCGGAGCGCCAGGAGCGGGAAATCGAGGCGGAATATGATGCGTGGCAGTTGCTGCTTGAGCAGATGAAAGAGGCCGATGTGGCGCAGGCGAGCAACCTCGGCCAGACGCTCGCACCCGCCATCGCGAGCCGCTTCGAGGATTTGACACAGCGTCGCTACCAGAACGTCCAGATCAACGCGGAACTCGGGACGGAAGGGGTCGCGGTCGCGGGTGCGATTAGACCAACGGACCGCATATCAGTCGGTACTCGCGAGCAACTCTCGACATTGTACCGGTTGGCCCTTGCAGAGTACCTATCTACAACTATCGTGCTCGACGATCAGCTGGTACAGAGTGACGGTACGCGGATGGAATGGTTCCGCGCACTGCTCGCCGAGAAGGCCCGCAACTTTCAGATCGTTGTGTTCACATGCCGACCAAGCGACTACCTGACCGCGGGCGCGATGGTACCCAAGGGGAAGAGCTTTCAGAGGGACACCGACGACGGGTTTGTGCGAGCGGTCGACCTGGGCCGCGCTGTGCGCCGAAAGTAG
- a CDS encoding DNA repair exonuclease, with product MLKILHTADWHLGRRFPSFPEEAQQKLSRARMDVIATILDVARRNAVDAVLCAGDLFDDPTPAQDFWEGLAVTFRNQGGTHPPVFLVPGNHDPLTSESVWAKSHPFRSQLPKWVHVVDDDEFFYDLAPGAILYARPCRSKAGENDLAMSLPAREPGDARIRIGCVHGSTFDMDGYQTNFPICRDAGVHRGLDYLAIGDTHSFRDVTASSPVPTIYPGAPEPTTFDEPDAGYVALVALFRHGTRPRVSREPVAFWRWIDQRCRDLNELRTFMTTPDLERHVVRLHLDMTVSVAEESEVERILRDLEGTDATHGRAGVLLVDKANLKLQAGSGGIFPDDLPPVLRDTIARLDRLIEDSIDEAERSRATRALAHLYKLLQSQEGPPGRAL from the coding sequence GTGCTGAAGATCCTGCACACTGCGGATTGGCATCTCGGGCGGCGGTTTCCGTCCTTCCCCGAGGAGGCGCAGCAGAAGCTGTCGCGCGCGCGGATGGATGTGATCGCGACCATCCTGGATGTCGCTCGGCGGAATGCGGTCGACGCGGTGCTATGCGCCGGCGACCTGTTCGACGACCCTACTCCAGCCCAGGATTTCTGGGAGGGGCTGGCCGTGACGTTTCGCAATCAAGGCGGCACTCATCCCCCAGTCTTCCTGGTGCCGGGCAATCACGATCCGCTTACCTCCGAGTCGGTGTGGGCGAAGAGTCACCCGTTTCGATCGCAACTTCCTAAGTGGGTGCACGTCGTCGATGATGACGAGTTTTTCTATGACCTTGCGCCTGGCGCAATCCTCTATGCGAGACCGTGCCGGTCCAAGGCAGGCGAGAACGACCTCGCGATGTCGCTTCCCGCGCGCGAACCGGGTGACGCACGAATACGAATCGGATGCGTCCATGGCAGCACGTTCGACATGGACGGCTATCAGACCAACTTCCCGATTTGTCGGGATGCGGGCGTGCATCGCGGGCTCGATTATCTCGCGATTGGCGACACGCATTCGTTTCGCGACGTCACCGCGTCTTCGCCGGTCCCGACCATTTACCCCGGTGCACCCGAACCCACGACCTTCGACGAGCCCGATGCCGGCTACGTGGCACTCGTCGCGCTCTTCAGGCATGGGACGCGGCCTCGCGTTTCTCGCGAGCCGGTGGCGTTCTGGCGCTGGATCGACCAGCGATGCCGCGACCTCAACGAGTTGCGCACATTTATGACCACGCCAGACCTCGAGCGCCACGTGGTCAGGCTGCATCTGGACATGACGGTGTCCGTTGCCGAGGAGAGCGAGGTCGAGCGCATCTTGCGTGACCTTGAAGGCACCGACGCCACCCATGGCCGCGCCGGCGTCCTCTTGGTGGACAAAGCCAACCTGAAGTTGCAAGCCGGTTCCGGAGGAATCTTCCCGGACGATCTGCCGCCGGTGCTAAGGGACACTATCGCGCGGCTCGACCGCTTAATCGAAGACTCGATTGACGAGGCCGAGCGGTCGCGTGCAACTCGCGCGCTCGCGCACTTGTACAAGCTGCTGCAGAGCCAGGAGGGCCCTCCGGGTCGCGCGCTTTGA
- a CDS encoding SNF2-related protein — MPAGRNSGTLHAFNRRILAEDLVRVRRPDDRERYASSQRQARIDPNPHQIDAVIFALRRLREGGCILADEVGLGKTIEAGLVLAQSLAEGAKRVLLIVPKSLIGQWQDELLNLFGIQAREDRADFSGPGVYLVGREFAGSERGAGLLGAVLPFDLVIIDEAHEIFAGLHKRYGRDGLYDETSIEALMAHRVRGFLRTAPVLLLTATPMQNSLAELWGLVQYVEPTGTLLGDITTFRQVFCSEDDRTLIPGQEHELQRRLAMVLQRTLRRQAQEFLDRPFTQRRCRLYEYAMSDDERSLYDDVTEYLLQPTLYAFAGRQRRLLLIGFHRRMASSIPALAASLENVAARLRRLGAGQPVIGEATEVLDDLEEDQEVEESTEEAPVPVNHEAVAAELALVDDFVARAQSLPHDAKARSFQDAIRVVLDLGRDGRGSGKAVVFTESITTQEYLRKLLLGIGLADEEITLFRGTNDGARAQQAHARWLEEEGSKLAPGSRPTREVAVRLALVHEFRTRSKVLVCTEAGAKGLNLQFCETVINYDLPWNPQRIEQRIGRCHRYSQQRDVTVVNFIAKDNEAHRLTFEILSQKLDLFGRVLDASDVVLHEPRTDAPEIVVSALSLEFESDLRNIYSRSRTLDEVTREIAALRDKIDGRRDAYEKEYQRTSQIIESRFDEDVRKVFKRLREDLPEGLVQLDRDIADLVEGYLASGAIAHKRFEKSGRVVFEIAPSAELPAEIGEGRRFATGDARGLIDAEPLNLAHPLVRAAIADARAWPGGSIELMLPRDATPDLAAMAGKIGVLAVAMVDYAGFEPVQRLIFGSVVDGMPIDPEVAARIARLKASDSQTVSVTVDPQELDDAIDEAIFVDQRETEKREQKHFELAIGQLERFVDDKVLVSRRERASILDKLDSAKARRDAVVGATARERVEEEINRLAITADLLERRIDALDSRADEVYRKWRNEYHELRYRAPNATRLFQVAFRIAPMNRKA; from the coding sequence GTGCCGGCGGGACGAAATAGCGGGACCCTCCATGCTTTCAATCGGCGCATTCTGGCCGAGGATCTCGTCCGTGTCCGCCGCCCGGATGACCGGGAACGCTACGCGTCGTCGCAGCGGCAGGCGCGAATCGACCCGAATCCGCATCAGATCGACGCAGTGATTTTCGCGCTTCGGCGCCTGCGCGAGGGCGGTTGCATCCTTGCTGACGAGGTAGGACTGGGAAAGACGATCGAGGCGGGGCTGGTGCTCGCGCAAAGCCTAGCCGAAGGTGCAAAGCGCGTCTTACTAATTGTTCCCAAGTCACTGATCGGGCAGTGGCAGGACGAACTCCTCAATCTATTCGGCATTCAAGCTCGCGAGGACCGGGCCGACTTTTCCGGACCCGGAGTTTACCTGGTCGGGCGCGAGTTCGCAGGGAGTGAACGTGGTGCCGGGCTGCTTGGCGCCGTCTTACCGTTTGATCTGGTGATTATCGACGAGGCCCACGAGATCTTTGCGGGCCTGCACAAGCGCTACGGACGCGACGGACTCTACGACGAAACCTCAATCGAGGCGCTGATGGCGCATCGGGTGCGCGGCTTCCTGCGCACGGCGCCGGTGCTGCTGCTGACCGCGACTCCGATGCAGAACTCGCTGGCTGAGTTATGGGGCCTCGTGCAGTACGTGGAACCGACGGGCACTTTGCTCGGGGACATCACGACGTTTCGCCAGGTGTTCTGCAGTGAGGACGACCGAACGCTGATCCCCGGCCAGGAGCACGAGCTGCAACGGCGATTGGCGATGGTGCTCCAGCGGACGTTGCGCCGCCAGGCGCAGGAGTTTCTCGATCGGCCGTTTACGCAACGCCGATGCCGTCTTTACGAGTACGCGATGAGCGACGACGAACGTTCGCTCTACGACGACGTGACCGAGTACCTCCTCCAGCCGACATTGTATGCTTTCGCCGGACGACAACGGCGCTTGCTGCTGATTGGATTTCATCGCCGCATGGCGTCCTCGATTCCAGCCCTTGCTGCGAGCCTCGAGAACGTAGCTGCGAGACTCCGGCGCCTCGGCGCCGGTCAACCGGTTATCGGCGAAGCGACCGAGGTGCTCGACGACCTGGAAGAGGATCAGGAGGTGGAAGAATCCACCGAGGAGGCGCCGGTCCCGGTCAATCATGAAGCGGTCGCCGCCGAGTTAGCTCTGGTGGATGACTTTGTCGCTCGAGCACAATCCCTTCCGCACGATGCCAAAGCGCGCTCGTTCCAGGACGCTATCCGGGTCGTGCTCGATCTCGGTCGTGATGGTCGCGGCAGTGGCAAGGCGGTGGTGTTCACCGAGTCCATCACCACCCAGGAGTACCTGCGGAAGCTACTCCTCGGTATTGGCCTGGCTGACGAGGAAATCACCCTATTCCGCGGCACGAATGATGGTGCACGCGCGCAGCAAGCGCACGCCCGCTGGTTGGAGGAAGAGGGGAGCAAACTTGCGCCGGGTTCTCGACCGACACGCGAAGTCGCGGTGCGGCTGGCACTCGTTCACGAGTTCCGCACGCGGTCGAAGGTGCTGGTGTGCACGGAGGCTGGTGCGAAGGGGCTCAACCTTCAGTTCTGCGAGACGGTCATCAATTACGACTTGCCGTGGAACCCGCAGCGGATCGAGCAACGTATCGGGCGATGCCATCGCTACAGCCAGCAACGCGACGTGACCGTCGTTAATTTCATAGCGAAGGACAATGAAGCGCATCGTCTGACTTTTGAAATCCTGAGTCAGAAACTCGACCTGTTCGGAAGAGTGCTCGATGCCTCCGATGTGGTTTTGCATGAACCGCGCACTGACGCGCCCGAAATAGTCGTGTCGGCTCTCTCTCTCGAGTTCGAGTCTGATCTCCGGAACATTTATAGCCGGTCGCGGACGCTGGACGAGGTGACGCGCGAGATTGCTGCATTGAGGGACAAGATCGATGGCCGAAGGGACGCTTACGAAAAGGAATATCAACGCACCTCGCAGATTATCGAGTCGCGGTTCGATGAAGACGTGCGGAAGGTTTTCAAACGCTTGCGGGAGGACCTTCCCGAGGGACTCGTGCAGTTGGACCGTGATATCGCCGACCTAGTGGAAGGCTACCTTGCTTCAGGCGCTATCGCTCATAAGCGTTTCGAAAAGTCGGGCCGGGTAGTGTTCGAAATCGCGCCGAGCGCCGAACTACCTGCAGAGATCGGAGAGGGTCGTCGGTTCGCGACTGGCGACGCCAGAGGCTTGATCGACGCCGAGCCGTTGAATCTCGCGCATCCGCTCGTTCGTGCGGCGATAGCAGATGCCCGTGCCTGGCCGGGCGGATCGATCGAGTTGATGCTCCCGCGCGACGCTACTCCGGACCTCGCTGCGATGGCCGGAAAGATTGGCGTCCTCGCCGTCGCAATGGTCGATTACGCCGGCTTCGAGCCGGTACAGCGCCTGATCTTCGGTAGCGTGGTCGATGGTATGCCGATCGATCCCGAGGTGGCCGCCCGGATCGCGCGGTTAAAGGCGAGCGATAGTCAGACAGTCAGCGTCACTGTTGACCCGCAGGAGCTGGACGACGCGATCGACGAGGCCATCTTTGTCGATCAACGCGAGACTGAGAAGCGTGAGCAAAAGCATTTCGAGCTGGCGATTGGTCAGCTCGAACGATTCGTCGACGACAAGGTCCTGGTCAGCCGGCGCGAGCGGGCGAGTATCCTCGACAAGCTGGATTCCGCGAAGGCTCGGCGTGATGCGGTGGTCGGCGCCACCGCGCGCGAGCGAGTCGAGGAGGAGATCAATCGTCTGGCGATAACGGCCGATCTGCTGGAACGCCGGATCGACGCTTTGGATTCCAGGGCGGACGAGGTCTATCGAAAATGGCGAAACGAATATCACGAGCTTCGGTACCGAGCCCCAAACGCAACCCGGCTGTTCCAGGTGGCGTTCCGGATCGCGCCGATGAATCGGAAGGCGTAG
- a CDS encoding DUF499 domain-containing protein: MLELTLRDEFKGERLKGTTIDFSADKPTSALQRSTAEFLSITYPSVDLLRVFEATQPDKSHPVVLLGARGQGKSHLMAALWHAIKDPAEATKWLANWAAKLNRPELKTLKFRTDFCVIAESLHQQRFKFLWEILFDRHPQGQLVKGKWLGKGDARTNVPSIDLLLEMFKAQPTVLLLDEFQTWFDGLSDSPKAKTQTWAFNFIQLLSEIANDHPELLVFVASIRDNQSQAYQQIHRINPVLVDFQGTHAKQDRQRLLLYRIFENRLNVPGGQIKALIEPHLWEYVRLAEIPPSQHEAKRSEFAEAWPYSPVLMRLLEDQVLVATEAQETRDLIRILVDLFKTRGEKSPVITAADFDISSDKGSVTSLLSSVANQLHRTLLEKARRNLEAVRIAVQDPDKNIPHSSDIISALWLRSLSVDRINGAAPAELQSDITRNEAIDDNTFAAEMALIRENSFNIHPVGNRLVFREEENAEGKLLAHAKNDKLFESNQDIEQLAAEVRYVIGGSEEVSRKFRVVVLRKNWQSDPWTELPENERPDRWDGRLTLIALPENLDNVEAILGAWLKRHLPQRRNTLRFLLPKKASANIYFDRDLIVYARGIYLANQWKDTDSAFRPLYTTYQNSHLRPRLKDLFDTFAILDVWNFVQPEQCRFLIEKHNAIGDKIPKAIDEKIVNELFIAEDFEAAALAHATASSSLAKFMGDLQEPSIDGKHCIPWLGEVATKEKVLHLCADGKLSINLRGLELLQAQPGEPEDAAWIRIKGKLGSGKELEQTILQVPGAYPQSGGTMPFQLTPTTQQPPTTASVPGVVPPSKIFGDDSLASTTPILKPFGTPPKTPMNLLGEVEKWGISPATSVTNVNINVSQMTGAQLTDLLKKLPDGGMFSLTLEKQTQ; the protein is encoded by the coding sequence ATGCTCGAATTAACTTTACGGGATGAGTTCAAGGGGGAACGCCTCAAAGGGACAACTATCGACTTCTCAGCCGATAAGCCGACAAGCGCCCTCCAAAGGTCGACGGCCGAGTTCCTGAGCATCACCTATCCGTCCGTTGACCTCCTGCGCGTGTTCGAGGCGACGCAGCCGGACAAATCGCACCCCGTTGTGCTGTTGGGCGCGCGCGGTCAGGGCAAATCGCACTTGATGGCTGCGCTCTGGCACGCAATCAAAGACCCGGCTGAGGCGACCAAGTGGCTGGCGAATTGGGCCGCGAAGTTGAACCGTCCGGAATTGAAGACCCTCAAGTTCCGCACCGATTTTTGCGTCATTGCTGAAAGCCTCCACCAGCAACGATTTAAGTTCTTGTGGGAGATCCTGTTTGACCGGCATCCGCAAGGCCAACTCGTCAAAGGAAAATGGCTTGGCAAAGGCGATGCCAGGACCAACGTGCCCAGCATCGACCTGCTCCTTGAGATGTTTAAGGCGCAGCCAACCGTACTACTGCTCGACGAGTTCCAGACGTGGTTTGATGGATTGAGCGATAGTCCAAAGGCGAAAACCCAAACTTGGGCGTTTAACTTCATCCAACTGCTCTCCGAAATCGCGAATGACCATCCCGAACTGCTCGTATTCGTCGCCTCCATCCGCGACAATCAGTCGCAGGCATATCAGCAAATTCACCGCATCAATCCGGTGCTCGTCGATTTTCAAGGCACTCACGCCAAGCAAGATCGTCAGCGCCTTCTACTTTACCGGATTTTCGAGAATCGGCTGAACGTCCCTGGCGGGCAAATCAAGGCTCTCATCGAGCCGCATCTCTGGGAATACGTTCGTCTCGCGGAAATTCCTCCGTCGCAGCACGAAGCGAAGCGAAGCGAATTCGCGGAGGCGTGGCCCTACTCGCCCGTGCTGATGCGCTTGCTTGAAGACCAAGTGCTCGTCGCCACCGAAGCGCAAGAAACTCGCGATCTCATCCGCATCCTGGTTGACTTGTTCAAAACCCGTGGCGAAAAGTCACCGGTCATCACCGCAGCAGACTTTGACATCAGCAGCGACAAAGGTAGCGTGACTTCGCTTTTGAGTTCTGTGGCCAATCAACTCCACAGGACACTGCTTGAAAAAGCGCGGCGCAACCTTGAGGCGGTCCGCATTGCGGTCCAAGACCCTGACAAGAATATTCCACACTCCTCGGACATTATCAGTGCGCTTTGGCTCCGTTCCTTAAGCGTTGATAGAATCAACGGCGCCGCACCTGCCGAATTGCAGTCCGACATCACTCGCAATGAGGCCATCGACGACAACACGTTCGCTGCCGAGATGGCGCTCATCCGCGAGAACAGCTTCAACATCCACCCGGTTGGCAACCGTCTCGTGTTCAGGGAAGAGGAGAATGCCGAAGGCAAGCTGCTGGCTCACGCGAAGAATGACAAGCTGTTCGAGAGCAATCAGGACATCGAGCAGCTCGCGGCGGAAGTCCGCTACGTGATCGGCGGCAGCGAGGAAGTCTCCCGCAAGTTCCGCGTGGTGGTGCTCAGAAAGAATTGGCAAAGTGACCCGTGGACGGAACTCCCGGAGAACGAGCGACCTGATCGATGGGATGGTCGTCTGACTCTCATCGCACTGCCGGAGAATCTTGACAATGTCGAGGCGATCCTCGGCGCGTGGCTAAAGCGACATCTTCCCCAACGCCGCAACACGCTCCGGTTCCTCCTGCCGAAGAAAGCGTCCGCAAACATCTATTTCGACCGCGACCTGATTGTGTATGCGCGAGGCATCTATCTGGCGAACCAATGGAAGGACACTGACTCAGCGTTTCGCCCGCTGTACACGACCTACCAGAATTCTCATCTTCGCCCACGGCTCAAAGACTTGTTCGACACTTTTGCTATCCTCGATGTCTGGAACTTCGTGCAGCCAGAGCAGTGCCGTTTCCTTATAGAGAAGCACAACGCCATCGGCGACAAGATTCCAAAGGCCATAGACGAGAAGATTGTGAACGAACTGTTCATCGCGGAAGACTTCGAAGCCGCGGCGCTGGCGCACGCCACCGCCAGTTCGTCGCTCGCTAAGTTCATGGGTGATCTTCAAGAGCCAAGCATCGACGGCAAGCACTGCATTCCTTGGCTCGGTGAAGTGGCGACGAAAGAAAAGGTTCTCCATCTTTGCGCCGATGGAAAGCTCTCGATCAACTTGCGTGGTCTGGAACTCCTTCAAGCACAGCCCGGCGAACCGGAAGACGCTGCGTGGATACGCATCAAGGGCAAGCTCGGTTCGGGCAAGGAGCTTGAGCAAACCATCCTACAAGTACCCGGTGCTTATCCCCAGAGTGGAGGTACGATGCCGTTTCAATTGACTCCGACAACTCAACAGCCACCGACAACGGCATCGGTGCCCGGAGTTGTTCCGCCGTCCAAAATATTCGGCGACGATTCGTTGGCTTCTACTACGCCGATACTCAAACCGTTCGGTACTCCACCAAAGACTCCGATGAACCTGCTTGGCGAAGTTGAGAAATGGGGTATCAGTCCAGCGACCAGCGTGACCAACGTGAACATTAACGTCTCTCAAATGACCGGCGCGCAACTGACCGATTTGCTCAAGAAGCTCCCGGATGGCGGAATGTTTTCGCTGACCCTGGAGAAGCAAACGCAATGA